The following coding sequences are from one Lipingzhangella halophila window:
- a CDS encoding glycoside hydrolase family 3 N-terminal domain-containing protein: MTEMHADPEVARLAHAVLLPGFSGTSVPSWLARAVEDGLGGVIYFAHNLTADPAGLSAQLHGLRPGLLLASDEEGGTVTRLHAASGSPYPGHAALGAATATTRTYEVAAAMGGDLSRAGIDIAFAPVVDVHVDPDNPVIGVRSFGADPGRVASHGAAFVDGLHAAGVAATAKHFPGHGDTKTDSHTALPVIDIDPATLYERDLVPFSAAVEAGAELVMPGHIRIPALDEAPASLSARCYQLLRTELGFTGIAVTDALDMRAVAHHTGARDAVDGIARGAVAALSAGADLLCLGNPRTAGHPDQAMFSAARDAVLDAVRSGALPRSRLAEAAERVTALGSARAAA, encoded by the coding sequence ATGACGGAGATGCACGCTGACCCCGAGGTGGCACGCCTGGCCCACGCGGTGCTCCTGCCCGGTTTCAGCGGGACGTCGGTCCCCTCGTGGCTCGCCCGCGCGGTCGAGGACGGGCTCGGCGGGGTCATCTACTTCGCCCACAACCTCACCGCGGACCCGGCTGGCCTCTCGGCTCAGCTGCACGGGCTGCGCCCCGGCCTGCTGCTCGCCAGCGATGAGGAAGGCGGCACCGTCACCCGGCTGCACGCGGCGAGCGGATCGCCCTACCCCGGGCACGCCGCGCTCGGCGCCGCCACCGCCACCACCCGCACGTACGAAGTCGCCGCGGCCATGGGCGGCGACCTGAGCCGGGCCGGAATCGACATCGCGTTCGCGCCGGTGGTGGACGTGCACGTCGACCCGGACAACCCGGTGATCGGGGTTCGCTCGTTCGGCGCCGATCCCGGCCGCGTCGCGAGCCACGGGGCGGCGTTCGTCGACGGCCTGCACGCGGCGGGAGTGGCGGCCACCGCCAAGCACTTCCCGGGGCACGGGGACACCAAGACCGACTCGCACACCGCTCTTCCGGTGATCGACATCGACCCGGCCACCCTGTACGAGCGGGATCTGGTCCCCTTCTCCGCCGCCGTCGAGGCGGGGGCGGAGCTGGTGATGCCCGGCCACATCCGGATCCCGGCGCTGGACGAGGCACCGGCGAGCCTCTCCGCCCGCTGCTACCAACTGCTGCGCACGGAGCTGGGGTTCACCGGGATCGCGGTCACCGACGCCCTGGACATGCGCGCCGTCGCGCACCACACGGGTGCCCGCGACGCGGTGGATGGTATCGCCCGCGGCGCCGTGGCCGCGCTGTCCGCCGGCGCCGACCTGCTCTGCCTCGGAAACCCGCGCACCGCTGGCCACCCGGACCAGGCGATGTTCAGCGCGGCCCGCGACGCCGTCCTCGACGCGGTGCGGTCCGGGGCCCTACCGCGCTCCCGGCTCGCCGAGGCCGCCGAACGGGTCACAGCATTGGGCTCGGCACGTGCGGCGGCTTGA
- a CDS encoding carbohydrate ABC transporter permease produces the protein MSDPVATRPATTGAGRRTPRRFAARLRRAVPIHWALLAPALAVIGVLLLYPLFRVLVLSFQDYGLRNVISGESDYNGLDNYVQLLTDPYLWRVVLPNTAVFAVVAVGGTVAFGTLVALLLRILGRVARTIVISCIMVAWAMPAVSGTYVWIWIFDVDHGLVRQVLQAVGLLGPEGFNWFTERLSFYAIVTLNVIHHGFPFVTVTVLAGLLTIPREYYEAALLDGATAWQRFWHVTVPTIRPVFAVVTILSTIWDFKVFAQVYLMPGGSGTNPEVLNFGTWSYIRAFARQDYGAGSAIAVLLTLMLLGIIIIYLRSLFRDEELQ, from the coding sequence GTGAGCGACCCCGTTGCGACGCGGCCGGCCACAACCGGGGCCGGCCGCCGTACACCCCGACGTTTCGCGGCTCGCCTGCGGCGGGCGGTGCCCATCCACTGGGCGCTGCTCGCGCCGGCGCTCGCCGTAATCGGGGTGTTGCTGCTCTACCCGCTGTTCCGGGTTCTCGTGCTCTCGTTCCAGGACTACGGCCTGCGCAACGTTATCTCCGGCGAATCCGACTACAACGGGCTCGACAACTACGTCCAACTGCTCACCGACCCCTACCTCTGGCGGGTGGTGCTGCCCAACACGGCGGTGTTCGCGGTGGTCGCGGTCGGCGGGACGGTCGCGTTCGGCACCCTGGTCGCGTTGCTGCTGCGCATCCTCGGCCGGGTCGCCCGCACCATCGTGATCAGTTGCATCATGGTGGCCTGGGCGATGCCGGCCGTCAGCGGCACCTACGTGTGGATCTGGATCTTCGACGTGGACCACGGCCTCGTGCGCCAGGTGCTGCAGGCCGTCGGCCTACTCGGCCCTGAAGGGTTCAACTGGTTCACCGAGCGGCTGTCGTTCTACGCGATCGTCACGCTGAACGTCATCCACCACGGGTTCCCGTTCGTCACCGTGACCGTGCTGGCCGGGCTGCTCACCATTCCCCGCGAGTACTACGAGGCGGCACTGCTCGACGGCGCCACCGCGTGGCAGCGGTTCTGGCATGTCACCGTGCCGACGATCCGCCCCGTGTTCGCCGTGGTGACCATTCTTTCCACCATCTGGGATTTCAAGGTGTTCGCGCAGGTGTATCTGATGCCGGGCGGGTCCGGCACCAACCCCGAAGTGCTGAACTTCGGGACGTGGTCCTACATCCGGGCCTTCGCGCGCCAGGACTACGGGGCCGGTTCGGCGATCGCCGTGCTGCTCACCCTGATGCTGCTCGGGATCATCATCATCTACCTGCGCTCACTGTTCCGGGACGAGGAGTTGCAATGA
- a CDS encoding sugar ABC transporter substrate-binding protein yields MARNHTLYFTAPSAALALVISGCGIGEEDSFDVWIMQGTNPDATAYFEDIADQFEEETGVEANIEFQDWADAHDQFVTAMAGDTAPDVAEVGTTWTPEFAAAGGLVDITDQVGDTDRFVDALAEAGELDGRMYGMPWYAGVRSVVYRTDVFEELDLEEPGNWDELREVATTIADERDDMAAFPVAGGATQQMLPFIWGNGGELATEEDGTWSSGLASAEAREGIEFYTNLDLEDGTSTAGAATWDEADLQDNFIDGNVAMMISGSWTPSAILEGNPDLEGDIGAFPIPGRDGGISPAFLGGSHLAVMDGADEEAAGSFIELLTEEENLRRWAEESTYFPGVQEQLDPYTESDDPLVRPFAEQMSEGGATVPVSENWGKVEGDETLTTMLQSVLDERATVDEATEEAATAVDETLNEGS; encoded by the coding sequence ATGGCACGCAACCACACCCTGTACTTCACCGCGCCAAGCGCAGCCCTTGCCCTGGTTATTTCCGGATGCGGTATCGGGGAGGAGGACTCGTTCGACGTTTGGATCATGCAGGGAACCAACCCTGACGCGACCGCGTACTTCGAGGACATCGCCGACCAGTTCGAGGAAGAGACCGGGGTCGAGGCAAACATCGAGTTCCAGGACTGGGCGGACGCGCACGACCAGTTCGTGACCGCCATGGCCGGCGACACCGCCCCCGATGTCGCCGAAGTGGGCACCACCTGGACACCCGAGTTCGCCGCCGCCGGGGGGCTCGTCGACATCACCGACCAGGTCGGCGACACCGACCGCTTCGTCGACGCGCTGGCCGAGGCCGGCGAGCTCGACGGCCGGATGTACGGGATGCCGTGGTACGCGGGTGTGCGGTCGGTGGTGTACCGGACCGACGTCTTCGAGGAGCTCGACCTTGAAGAGCCCGGGAACTGGGACGAGCTCCGCGAGGTCGCCACGACGATCGCCGACGAACGGGACGACATGGCCGCGTTCCCGGTCGCGGGCGGCGCCACGCAGCAGATGCTGCCGTTCATCTGGGGAAACGGCGGCGAGCTCGCCACCGAGGAGGACGGAACCTGGTCATCGGGGCTCGCCTCCGCCGAGGCGCGCGAAGGCATCGAGTTCTACACCAACCTCGACCTGGAGGACGGCACCTCCACCGCCGGGGCGGCCACCTGGGACGAGGCCGACCTCCAGGACAACTTCATCGACGGCAACGTCGCCATGATGATCTCGGGAAGCTGGACCCCCAGCGCCATTCTTGAGGGGAACCCCGATCTGGAGGGCGACATCGGCGCGTTCCCGATCCCGGGCCGCGACGGCGGAATAAGCCCGGCGTTCCTCGGCGGCTCGCACCTGGCCGTCATGGACGGCGCCGATGAGGAGGCCGCCGGCTCCTTCATCGAGCTGCTCACCGAGGAGGAGAACCTGCGGCGCTGGGCGGAGGAGAGCACCTACTTCCCCGGGGTCCAGGAGCAGCTCGACCCCTACACCGAATCCGACGATCCCCTTGTGCGCCCGTTCGCGGAGCAGATGAGTGAGGGCGGGGCCACTGTTCCGGTGAGTGAGAACTGGGGCAAGGTCGAGGGCGACGAGACCCTGACGACCATGCTGCAGTCCGTGCTCGACGAGCGGGCGACGGTGGACGAGGCCACGGAGGAGGCGGCTACCGCCGTCGATGAGACGCTCAACGAAGGGTCCTGA
- a CDS encoding alpha/beta fold hydrolase: protein MTAPKTYTLDVPGASLRYDVREAGSGTAPVLLLIGSPMAATGFGTLAGRFADRTVVTYDPRGVERSERTDGATVSTPDEHADDLHRLISALDAGPVDIFASSGGAVNALALVARHPEQVGTLVAHEPPAAQALADRDEVLAACTDIHRTYQRSGFGPAMAKFIALVSHQGPIPADYVHQPDPEPGDFGLPADDDGSRNDPLLGQNLISCTHYRHRVDALRAAPTRIVLAAGSESAGQMTYRAVVALAEQMGTAPVVFPGGHAGFLGGEYGMTGEPDNFAATLREVLAAN from the coding sequence ATGACCGCACCGAAGACCTACACCCTGGACGTGCCCGGGGCCTCATTACGGTACGACGTACGTGAAGCCGGTTCCGGCACCGCCCCCGTGCTGCTGCTGATCGGCTCGCCAATGGCCGCCACCGGATTCGGCACACTGGCCGGGCGTTTCGCCGACCGCACCGTCGTGACATACGACCCGCGCGGGGTGGAGCGCAGTGAACGGACCGACGGCGCGACCGTGTCCACGCCGGATGAGCACGCCGACGACCTGCACCGACTGATCTCGGCGCTGGACGCCGGACCGGTGGACATCTTCGCCAGCAGCGGTGGTGCCGTCAACGCGCTCGCGCTTGTGGCACGCCATCCGGAGCAGGTGGGCACACTGGTCGCACACGAGCCGCCCGCCGCCCAGGCGCTCGCGGACCGCGACGAGGTGCTGGCCGCCTGCACGGACATCCACCGGACCTACCAACGAAGCGGTTTCGGTCCCGCGATGGCGAAGTTCATCGCGCTCGTCAGCCACCAGGGCCCGATCCCGGCCGACTATGTTCACCAGCCTGACCCCGAGCCCGGCGATTTCGGGCTGCCGGCCGATGACGACGGATCCCGGAATGATCCGCTGCTCGGGCAGAACCTCATCTCGTGCACCCACTACCGGCACCGCGTGGACGCACTCCGCGCGGCTCCCACCCGCATCGTTCTCGCAGCCGGCTCCGAATCCGCCGGCCAGATGACGTACCGCGCCGTGGTGGCCCTGGCCGAGCAGATGGGGACCGCCCCCGTCGTCTTTCCCGGCGGCCACGCCGGGTTCCTCGGCGGCGAGTACGGCATGACCGGCGAGCCCGACAACTTCGCCGCCACCCTGCGGGAGGTCCTCGCTGCGAACTGA
- a CDS encoding class I SAM-dependent methyltransferase codes for MRLAEIFERVVGADAPVRFRAYDGSTAGDPNSDVAIIVRTPVAVNYLAQAPGALGLTRAYVAGHIDVEGDMYTALKHMSDVAFNEGNRLSPLELARIAKSVGWVKFVNRVAPPPQEVRRTRLFGRGSRHSKGRDAEVIQHHYDVSNAFYELVLGPSMTYTCAVFDTEDSTLEDAQYRKHDLVARKLGLGEGMRLLDVGCGWGGMVVHAAREYGVRALGVTLSKEQAEWAQKNIAQCGLSDLAEVRHMDYRDVPDGIYDRISSIGLTEHIGERNLPGYFSGLYDKLKPGGRLLNHCITRPHNDVPPMTPNGVINRYVFPDGELEGPGRLQTEMNQAGFEIRHQENLREHYSLTLRGWCDNLERNWDAAVAEVGQGTARVWRLYMAGCVLGFERNVVQLHQILGVKLDGTAAHMPLRPSFA; via the coding sequence ATGCGGCTGGCGGAGATCTTCGAACGCGTTGTCGGTGCCGACGCGCCGGTTCGGTTCCGGGCCTACGACGGCAGTACCGCTGGCGACCCGAACAGTGACGTGGCGATCATTGTTCGGACACCGGTGGCAGTGAACTACCTGGCCCAGGCCCCCGGCGCGCTGGGGCTCACCCGGGCCTACGTAGCAGGGCATATCGATGTTGAGGGCGACATGTATACCGCCCTGAAACACATGTCCGATGTCGCCTTCAATGAGGGCAACCGGCTCTCACCGCTGGAGCTGGCACGCATCGCCAAGAGCGTCGGGTGGGTGAAGTTCGTGAACCGGGTCGCCCCGCCCCCGCAGGAGGTGCGGCGCACGCGCCTGTTCGGCCGCGGCTCCCGGCACTCCAAGGGCAGGGACGCCGAGGTCATCCAGCACCACTACGACGTCTCCAACGCCTTCTACGAGCTGGTGCTCGGCCCGTCGATGACCTACACGTGCGCCGTGTTCGACACCGAGGACAGCACCCTGGAGGACGCGCAGTACCGCAAGCACGACCTCGTCGCGCGCAAGCTGGGCCTGGGTGAGGGCATGCGGCTGCTGGACGTCGGCTGCGGCTGGGGCGGCATGGTGGTGCACGCGGCCCGCGAGTACGGGGTGCGCGCGCTCGGGGTCACGCTGTCCAAGGAACAGGCCGAGTGGGCGCAGAAGAACATCGCGCAGTGCGGCCTGTCCGACCTGGCCGAGGTGCGGCACATGGACTACCGGGACGTCCCCGATGGGATCTATGACCGGATCAGCTCCATCGGCCTCACCGAGCACATCGGGGAGCGGAACCTGCCCGGGTACTTCTCGGGGCTGTACGACAAGCTCAAGCCCGGCGGTCGGCTGCTGAACCACTGCATCACCCGTCCGCACAACGACGTGCCGCCGATGACGCCGAACGGTGTGATCAACCGCTACGTGTTCCCCGACGGAGAACTCGAGGGCCCCGGCCGGCTGCAGACCGAGATGAACCAGGCCGGGTTCGAGATCCGGCACCAGGAGAACCTGCGCGAGCACTACTCCCTGACCCTGCGGGGCTGGTGCGACAACCTGGAGCGCAACTGGGACGCGGCGGTCGCCGAGGTCGGGCAGGGCACGGCGCGCGTGTGGCGGCTCTACATGGCCGGGTGCGTCCTCGGCTTCGAGCGCAACGTGGTCCAGTTGCACCAGATCCTGGGGGTCAAGCTCGACGGAACCGCCGCGCACATGCCGCTGCGCCCGTCGTTCGCCTGA
- a CDS encoding carbohydrate ABC transporter permease, producing MTTRVRRRSGARLTGAALVRWAAVAGVLLFTLFPAYFMVATAVSAEAGSGTDVLLPEALTLERFRYVLTEAGFLGYLRNSLVVALITVVGSCLLALLAATAVARFRFRMRTSILVMVLVVQMVPLEALVIPLFLQVRDLGMLNSLIGLSIVYIALAVPFAVWMLRGFVAAVPVEVEEAAYVDGASWGRMFWSVLFPLVAPGLVATGVFSFIVAWNEFILALTFLEDGDKYTVAVGLRRFFGPYTNDWGAMMAASTIITVPVMLFFLAVQRGLVSGLVQGAVKG from the coding sequence ATGACGACGCGGGTACGCCGGAGGTCCGGCGCGCGGCTCACGGGTGCCGCGCTCGTCCGGTGGGCGGCCGTGGCCGGGGTGCTGCTGTTCACCCTGTTCCCGGCCTACTTCATGGTGGCGACAGCGGTGTCGGCGGAGGCCGGCAGCGGAACCGACGTCCTGCTGCCCGAGGCGCTGACACTGGAGCGGTTCCGCTACGTGCTCACCGAAGCCGGTTTCCTCGGGTACCTGCGGAACTCGCTGGTCGTCGCGCTGATCACCGTGGTGGGAAGCTGCCTGCTCGCGCTGCTCGCCGCCACCGCGGTGGCGCGCTTCCGGTTCCGGATGCGCACCTCCATCCTGGTCATGGTGCTGGTCGTGCAGATGGTCCCGCTGGAGGCCCTGGTCATCCCGCTCTTCCTGCAGGTGCGCGACCTGGGGATGCTCAACTCGCTGATCGGGCTGAGCATCGTCTACATCGCGCTGGCGGTACCCTTCGCCGTCTGGATGCTGCGCGGCTTCGTCGCCGCGGTACCGGTCGAGGTCGAGGAGGCCGCCTACGTCGACGGGGCGTCCTGGGGGCGGATGTTCTGGTCGGTGCTGTTCCCGCTCGTGGCCCCCGGGCTGGTGGCCACCGGGGTGTTCTCGTTCATCGTGGCCTGGAACGAGTTCATCCTCGCGCTGACGTTCCTGGAGGACGGGGACAAGTACACCGTCGCGGTGGGGCTGCGCCGGTTCTTCGGCCCCTACACGAACGACTGGGGCGCGATGATGGCGGCCTCGACCATCATCACGGTGCCCGTCATGCTGTTCTTCCTGGCCGTACAGCGCGGCCTGGTGTCCGGACTGGTCCAAGGAGCGGTGAAGGGATGA
- a CDS encoding AI-2E family transporter translates to MSTPNKNGMPAWVPRAIVLAVWTVTAFAITGWLFLQLQSLLMLLLLSLFLALALEPAVNWLHRHRWPRGLATGAVLLAALASVVTFLSVLGSMLLGQVLSLVNQLPDMVRGLLAWTNTTFGTDFAPTNLVAGLSDASGLVEQYAQGLAENAWGAGTALLVLLFNGLTVALFTFYLTADGPRFRRTICSVLPPRTQREVLRAWEIAISKTGGYIYSRALLAAISTATHYGALLVLEIPYPFALALWVGVLSQFIPTVGTYIGGLLPVLVALLVGPWPALWMLIFITLYQQFENYVLQPRITARTLDMHPAVAFGSVLAGAAILGAPGALLALPAGASLQAFLSVYIKRYEVAEHPLLEANAAEDGDPEAGEQPRRKKPQGKAAGAKPPDGRENAPEPGGRSDPDEESWGD, encoded by the coding sequence ATGAGCACTCCGAACAAGAACGGCATGCCCGCGTGGGTACCGCGCGCGATCGTCCTCGCCGTGTGGACGGTGACCGCGTTCGCGATAACGGGGTGGCTGTTCCTGCAGCTGCAGAGCCTGCTGATGCTGCTGCTGCTCTCGCTGTTCCTCGCGCTGGCGCTGGAGCCGGCCGTCAACTGGCTGCACCGGCACCGGTGGCCCCGGGGCCTGGCCACGGGCGCTGTTCTACTGGCGGCGCTCGCCAGCGTCGTGACGTTCCTCTCCGTTCTCGGGTCGATGCTGCTGGGCCAGGTCCTCTCCCTGGTCAACCAGTTGCCCGACATGGTCCGAGGGCTGCTGGCCTGGACCAACACCACATTCGGCACCGACTTCGCGCCCACCAACCTGGTCGCCGGGCTCTCCGACGCCAGCGGGCTCGTGGAGCAGTACGCCCAAGGGCTGGCCGAGAACGCCTGGGGCGCCGGGACCGCGCTCCTGGTTCTGCTGTTCAACGGCCTGACGGTCGCGCTGTTCACCTTCTACCTGACCGCCGACGGCCCGCGGTTCCGGCGCACCATCTGCTCCGTCCTGCCGCCGCGCACCCAGCGCGAGGTTCTGCGGGCCTGGGAGATCGCGATCAGCAAGACTGGCGGATACATCTACTCCCGCGCGCTGCTCGCGGCGATCTCCACGGCGACCCACTACGGCGCGCTGCTCGTGCTGGAGATCCCCTACCCGTTCGCGCTCGCGCTGTGGGTCGGGGTGCTCTCCCAGTTCATCCCCACTGTGGGCACCTACATCGGTGGGCTGCTTCCGGTGCTGGTCGCGCTGCTCGTCGGGCCGTGGCCCGCCCTGTGGATGCTCATCTTCATCACGCTCTACCAGCAGTTCGAGAACTACGTACTGCAGCCGCGGATCACCGCCCGAACGCTGGACATGCATCCGGCCGTCGCGTTCGGTTCGGTCCTCGCGGGCGCGGCCATCCTCGGTGCTCCGGGCGCTCTCCTGGCGCTGCCCGCGGGAGCGAGCCTGCAGGCGTTCCTGAGTGTCTACATCAAGCGCTACGAAGTGGCCGAGCACCCGCTGCTCGAAGCGAACGCCGCCGAGGACGGCGATCCGGAAGCCGGAGAGCAGCCGCGTCGCAAAAAACCCCAAGGCAAAGCCGCGGGCGCGAAGCCACCGGACGGCCGCGAGAACGCCCCGGAACCCGGCGGCCGTTCCGACCCCGACGAGGAGTCATGGGGCGACTGA
- a CDS encoding FAD-binding oxidoreductase codes for MNVKRQSSQRDFADHVSAVQQVRRDFAELPSNAPVRLAKPTSNLFRFGDTAATSRLDVSAFTSVLSVDPVERTAEVGGMTTYEDLVDATLPHGLMPLVVPQLRTITIGGAVTGLGIESSSFRNGLPHESVEEIEILTGAGDTVVARRDNEHRDLFYGFPNSYGSLGYSLRLRIELEPVKPYVHLRHLRFGDASEAMEAFSGICADAEHDGQRVDFVDGVAFARDELYLTLATFVDSAPWTSDYTGGDIYYRSIPRYAGPGPGDYLTVHDYLWRWDTDWFWCSRAFGAQHPAIRRLWPRSLKRSDVYRKLVALDRRTDFSKLLNHYRGKPQQEPLIQDIEVDVERGAEFLDFFHSEIGMTPIWMCPLRLREKPASAGADPHVWPLYPLEHDRLYVNFGFWGMVPMRPGQRRAHHNRLVEEEVTRLGGHKSLYSDVFYTEDEFWREYNGDAYQKLKDTYDPKGRLLSRYAKCAGGR; via the coding sequence GTGAACGTGAAACGCCAGTCTTCCCAGCGCGACTTCGCCGACCACGTCTCCGCGGTACAGCAGGTGCGCCGCGACTTCGCGGAACTGCCCAGCAACGCCCCAGTCCGGCTGGCCAAGCCCACCTCGAACCTCTTCCGGTTCGGTGACACCGCGGCCACGAGCCGGCTCGATGTCAGCGCCTTCACCTCGGTGCTCTCGGTCGACCCGGTCGAACGCACCGCCGAGGTCGGCGGCATGACCACCTACGAGGACCTGGTCGACGCCACCCTCCCGCACGGCCTGATGCCGCTGGTCGTACCGCAGTTGCGCACCATCACCATCGGTGGCGCGGTGACCGGCCTGGGCATCGAGTCGTCGTCGTTCCGCAACGGCCTGCCCCACGAGTCGGTGGAGGAGATCGAGATCCTGACCGGCGCCGGTGACACGGTCGTGGCCCGCCGCGACAACGAGCACCGCGACCTGTTCTACGGCTTCCCCAACTCCTACGGCAGCCTCGGGTACAGCCTGCGGCTCCGGATCGAACTGGAACCCGTCAAACCCTATGTTCACCTGCGCCACCTGCGCTTCGGCGACGCGAGCGAGGCAATGGAGGCGTTTTCCGGCATCTGCGCCGACGCCGAGCACGACGGGCAGCGGGTGGACTTCGTCGACGGTGTGGCCTTCGCCCGCGACGAGCTCTATCTCACCCTGGCCACGTTCGTCGACTCCGCGCCCTGGACCAGTGACTACACGGGTGGCGACATCTACTACCGGTCCATCCCGCGCTATGCGGGCCCCGGGCCGGGGGACTATCTGACGGTGCACGACTACCTGTGGCGCTGGGACACCGACTGGTTCTGGTGCTCGCGCGCGTTCGGCGCGCAGCATCCCGCGATCCGCCGGCTGTGGCCGCGTTCGCTCAAGCGGTCCGACGTCTACCGCAAGCTGGTCGCCCTGGACCGGCGCACCGACTTCAGCAAGCTGCTCAACCACTACCGCGGCAAGCCCCAGCAGGAACCGCTGATCCAGGACATCGAGGTCGACGTGGAGCGCGGCGCGGAGTTCCTGGACTTCTTCCATTCCGAGATCGGCATGACCCCGATCTGGATGTGCCCCTTGCGGCTGCGTGAGAAGCCCGCGTCGGCAGGCGCCGACCCCCATGTGTGGCCGCTCTACCCGCTGGAGCACGACCGGCTCTACGTGAACTTCGGTTTCTGGGGGATGGTCCCCATGCGCCCCGGGCAGCGCAGGGCGCACCACAACAGGCTGGTTGAGGAAGAGGTCACCAGGCTGGGTGGGCACAAGTCCCTCTACTCCGATGTCTTCTACACCGAGGACGAGTTTTGGCGCGAGTACAACGGCGACGCCTACCAGAAGCTCAAAGACACCTATGACCCGAAGGGGCGCCTGCTCAGCCGGTACGCCAAGTGCGCCGGAGGCAGGTGA
- a CDS encoding gamma carbonic anhydrase family protein has translation MPLFEFEGSAPMVEAGAWLAPTATLVGDVTVRAGASIWYGAVLRADLGPIVVGAGANIQDNSVLHTDGTLTTVGPGATVGHACVVHACTIGTEALIGNAATVQDGAVVGDRAMVAAGAVVLPGGEVPPETLAVGVPAKIRGPLTESAREWVRGNPAAYQELARRHSEAVREL, from the coding sequence ATGCCACTCTTCGAATTCGAGGGATCCGCGCCCATGGTCGAGGCCGGCGCGTGGCTGGCGCCGACCGCCACCCTGGTCGGGGATGTGACGGTTCGGGCTGGAGCATCGATCTGGTACGGGGCGGTCCTGCGGGCGGACCTTGGGCCCATTGTGGTCGGTGCGGGAGCCAACATCCAGGACAATTCCGTGCTGCACACGGATGGGACGCTGACGACGGTCGGGCCGGGGGCCACTGTCGGCCACGCGTGCGTGGTCCACGCCTGCACCATCGGGACCGAGGCCCTCATTGGCAACGCGGCCACCGTGCAGGACGGCGCGGTCGTCGGCGACCGGGCCATGGTCGCCGCGGGAGCGGTGGTGCTTCCCGGAGGCGAGGTGCCGCCGGAGACGCTCGCCGTTGGGGTGCCGGCGAAGATCCGCGGCCCGCTCACCGAATCCGCACGCGAGTGGGTCCGCGGCAACCCCGCCGCGTACCAGGAGCTGGCGCGGCGGCACAGCGAAGCTGTACGGGAGCTGTGA
- a CDS encoding glutamate racemase, producing the protein MRIALVDSGIGMLSTAAALRRARPDADLVLSMDPDHMPWGLYSADEVIGRALAGARAGSDPLPDAIVVPCNTASVHGLDALRAEFEPRVPVVGTVPPIKPAAAAGEAIAVWATAATTRSRYQTDLIERFAPDIAVTQVACIGLAEAIESADADAIADAVSFAAERTPADVTGVVLGCTHYDLVSERIDAALGRRAALFTADEAVCAQTLRRLGAGPRPDAPRTGTVRVLRSGRPDALPDNAVGYHAGAALALPPEDRTVAAEPR; encoded by the coding sequence ATGCGCATCGCTCTCGTCGACTCCGGGATCGGAATGCTGTCCACTGCTGCCGCGCTGCGCAGGGCCCGACCGGACGCCGACCTTGTTCTGTCCATGGACCCGGATCACATGCCGTGGGGACTGTACAGCGCCGACGAGGTGATCGGGCGCGCCCTGGCGGGAGCGCGCGCCGGCTCCGACCCGCTGCCCGACGCCATTGTGGTGCCGTGCAATACCGCCTCCGTGCACGGTCTCGACGCGCTGCGCGCGGAGTTCGAACCGCGGGTCCCGGTAGTCGGTACGGTCCCGCCGATCAAGCCGGCCGCGGCGGCGGGTGAGGCCATCGCGGTGTGGGCCACCGCCGCCACGACCCGCAGCCGGTACCAGACCGACCTCATCGAGCGGTTCGCCCCGGACATCGCCGTAACCCAGGTCGCCTGCATCGGGCTGGCCGAGGCGATCGAGTCGGCCGACGCGGACGCGATCGCCGACGCCGTGTCGTTCGCCGCCGAGCGAACCCCTGCCGACGTCACGGGGGTGGTCCTCGGCTGCACGCACTACGACCTGGTGAGCGAGCGCATCGATGCTGCCCTGGGGCGGCGCGCAGCTCTGTTCACCGCCGACGAGGCGGTGTGTGCCCAGACTCTGCGCCGCCTGGGAGCCGGCCCCCGCCCGGATGCTCCGCGCACGGGTACGGTGCGGGTCCTGCGCAGCGGGCGCCCCGATGCGCTTCCCGACAACGCCGTCGGCTACCACGCGGGCGCGGCCCTGGCCCTGCCTCCGGAGGACCGAACGGTCGCCGCCGAGCCCCGCTAG